The Dreissena polymorpha isolate Duluth1 chromosome 2, UMN_Dpol_1.0, whole genome shotgun sequence nucleotide sequence TACAAATACAAAGTTTTATCTCGCGTAACTAAATTAACTTTTAGATATCCAGCCATCGCATCTTGAACTTGCTGAGCCATATCTCAAAAGATATGTCTATCCGCGATCCAGATCTTGGGTACCAATTGAACAGTTTGAACCAACAAACCGAAAGCACGAGAATTTATAGTGAAAATACAAAATCTTTATAATGTCTATATATGGGTTTAAGTAATGTATACGGAACAAATGCCTGATACTATGGTCTAAATGCCTAACGCTATTGTGCTATGTTTAACGCTTCATTGCAATTGCTGCAATAAAACTTCTTAATGCCAAATGGTTATTAAGTATGATCTTTGGCGAATTGTATTTGGCATAAAGGATAAATCGACGAGCAagcattatgtttttgtttttttcgatCAATAAATGTCATAAATTGCATAGAACACATCGATACGTAATATCTGACAATCAGAAAACACGATCTTATGACGTGTAAAAGTTCTCTAAAAAGTAGTTGTTAATTTGCACATAATAAATCGCATTTAACAAAAAGGAGACGAGGGTGCAGAATCGACGGGGTTCGCAGGTGTTTCCACACGGACGGGATAGAATGAAAACACACAGTTTAGAACTTTATTGTAACACATATCTCAAgtaattgaaatatgtttgcaaaactctggtaaattcaaataacaaaatCTTATATGGCgactttaaaaaaagatagtttttcatgcagtttgtgccgatatcttatgatttaagaatacattattgaCAAAGTCTGGTATCGGTGGCAAAATTGCATGGTGCTTGCAGCATAACTGTGTATAAATGTTGTAAACAGCGAATATTGaccaagaacacatgcttataaaataaagtaattttgatgtttttcatAAGCCGCataaacaactgtcttttatgcacttgttgaaattcttaagaaaaattgttttaaacagttaTGTGAAAAAAGGACCACATACCGgtgtgttaacatccattaaTATCCATTTGTCACCCCCATAAAGTCACTTGATCCTGCAGCCTGGAAACGTCACGTCATTCAGTAAATGAAAAAGGCTTCGGCTTTCCGAATGTACTTAAACCATTAGACAACTTTTAATATACATTCACACGTTATTAAAATATGTCATTCGATAATTGATTTGAACGTTTGATGATTAGAACGCATTAACAACTAATTTAATACTGTTGTTCTCATTTTCATAATAGTTGATACCAAACTTTAATATGTTAGAATATAGCCAGCTTACTGTaggattttttaaatgttatgccCCGTTTGATTGTGCAGGCTTATTATCAATATTGATTACATGGTTCAATTAAAGCAGTATATGCATAGCATCCATTACACATCTACACACGTTACAGCTGAATCGACATAACAAACTTCCAGGAATAATGAGATAATCGTATTTATTCACATAGCGATGTATAACTAAAAGATTACGCTTGAACTTAAGTCTGTACATAAACTATTGGAAAAGAATGAAGAATACACTTTTTATCGTAAATAGATATAGCATAAACTCATCTTTGAAAAGATAGATGTAAACCAATTTTCAGAAACAATTGAACACTAAACCgttaatttacatgtacattccAAAATTGATCAGACATGGACTCAATAATCTCCACAACAAACTgataatcttcatgtaactttacTTGTGATTGCACTGGTTTCCGCTCTTGAGGTAGCCGCTGTGAAGAGTTTGCGAGGAGTTTGTGTTCTTTAGTTTTGACATTGTGGCACCAAAACACTCACAAAAGTCATGCATAATGTCATTAATATAGAAGTCTGATATTAGCCAAGTGAAATACACGTTGCAATGGCACATCTGGaagttatatatataaatggaCTTTTCTTAAGTACTTATCGCATCAGGAAAAACGCATTTGAAGCAGTTTATGTCCTTCTTGCAAACaacacaatgtttaaaaaaaacaacaaatattttaagtgaatttTTGTTCTCATTCCTCGGTATTTATGCATAATCCCTCAGTATTCCATGTAAAAATGTTTGCTAATAGTAAAATCATATTCGTTgaaactaattattattatttgatcaaTGGagatataaatgtaatgcaaCAAAGGTACGAGGGTATAAAGACTAAACACAAAAAGTTCACACCGTCTTATCCTCAATATTGAAATTTCTTCAGTGTGGTTTTATTGATTTAGGGTTgttcatatttaccttgcaagcAATATATATGAGAAGCATAAGCAGATCCCATATACATTTTGTATCCGGGCACCCGATGGGTCCAATATTGGCAACATAAATGGGCGGGCAATTCAATTGGTACCCAGATGGGTCATATCTGGGTCCCTTATGGTTTGCATTATGCTCCTACATGCTCGCATATTGACAGCATGTTGGcacttatataatatatttcgAGCTATCCGAAATATGTTTTCTAAAAACTTTATATTTCAAGATATTATTTAACAACAACAGTCGATTGCGTGGTGGTTTAAACCCACGTGCCATAGATTTGATATGCCTCTTATCTCCGACGTAGGCACATGACTTCTTGAACGTTCATGCACACGGCCAACCACGGTAAGAATCGTATACAATAAATGGGAACGATATAAGTGTTTATTGAAAAATCAGTCAAAAAGAGGTTTGACAGTTTCAGAACACAATTTTCTAGTTAACCCGAATTGGGTGGTAACCATGCTCTTTTCACAGAAACTGGTCGCAGTAATAAATTGCAAAATGAGACGCTAAGGTTTGAATTGGCTGGTACCGGACGAGCTTAAATGACTTATTGCGCCCACAGGTCGTACCAAACACTATTGTAAATTCAGTAATGTGAACTATGTGAAAAGATTACCAAACGTATATCCATGTTTATAAATTGTTGGATTACGTAAAGTTATAGAAAAAAAGTTCGATTTAAAGTGTCATTCTCTGCATAAAATCCATCcaatttaaaattacatgtaaatacatgtaccgtaatgcacttcgcttttaatagggctttgtagtacgtttgtTTTCAATGAtctccttacactttctatcactcatttttatcacactagcgtactcatgccattgataattataattttagaattagatttattattattgtaatttattgaatcttttctgcaaaaaaataatacggttaatgcatagagctctttgttgtgtcgaaTTGTCGGTCTTTCGgtcttcagacaatctttactttgatgctaatgaagcatttttttaagatgcaaataaatgttttaataaattcttttggcatatttttcaaatattatttaggtgttgttttttcggAGTTTCTTTCGATTTATTGACTTaacaagtgtcgttatccatatatTTTGCGTTACTGTAGCCCATGCTCTTGCCTACCATTACATTGCGCATGCGTAAAAAtccggaatcaaaacaataacaatgaactggtctatACTAGGGAAGTGAAGGTTTCTACAATAATTCAATTAACGGATAATAATTACGTTCAAACTATTATTTGATGAATTTTGTTACCACATTTAAGTCGCGAGGAAATGCTTACGTGAGATATTTATGTGACAATATATAAGTTGctgttaaaacatgtaaaatgtgtACACTGTTTCACCAAGTAAAATTGTAACTTACCTGTGATTGCTTGACGTGAAATTGGACTTTTGTTTTCATCAATCAACAACAAAATGGCCGAAAAAATCGTCTATTAGAAAATTCTATGATCCAAATGAGCCTGAAAAAACAGGGGCCTAAAAACCTAGGTGCCGAAATAGACGACAACCGGTTAAGACAGGTCTAAAGGTTTttaacgtttttattgaaatccggCAAATCTTAGAAAATTCTAAAAAACTTGCACGTTTTGCAAGACAAAAACGGAGAAAATATCATAGAtatagtaaaacaaaaacaagcgatgtgtttgtgaaacattatgtccccatatatttgacctttgattttaaaggatgaccttgaccttgacttttcagcactcaaaatgtgcagctccatgagatacacatgcatgccaaatatcaagttgctatcttcaatattgcaaaagtatacattaaatgagcgattttgacccatatatttgacctttgaccataaaggatgaccttgaccttgaccgtttaccactcaaaatgtgcagctctatgagatatacatgcatgccaaatatgaagttgctatcttcaatattgcaaacgttattggaaatgttaaagtttgcacaaaccaacaaaccaacaaacaaatcaacagacagggcaaaaacaatatgtcccccactatagtggtgggggacataataataaGATATAAATTCTTAGTGAGCATTGTGTCTAAGAAAGTTTCACCGACTAAAGATATCTATAGTTATTATGTTTCCTTTCTGATTGAATGAAAATAAAGCGATCGTAACAGTATAATGAGAAGtaacaaacaaataaagaaaaacttTCATATACCTTTGACCTTAGCTTTCGAATATATAAAGTCGTTCAGTCTCgtaaatactaattctgtaatgTAGCGTTTATTACCACCAAGTACAAATATCTCAAAGACAAAGGAGCATATAACAATTATCAGAAAATAAACTACATCTTTTCGATAAACAAACAACGGACATATCTGTAGGGAGCTATTTTTCTCCAAGTTCAAACCAGAGCGTAAATACACGTCCAgcaaatcagaaataacatttgaATCCGGGCGTTTACTTGCTCGAAAAGTATCAAGCTCCCTTGATACATGTTTCTGATTTTCCAATTGATACAGGGTGTTTTGCAATACAGCAtcacttcttgtttcatttatttttacctttCCTTAAAAACTGTTTTTGTTGATAGACTTTTTGAtattcattcagtcaactgtcccctaaacatttacttcaaaagaaacttccctgtatcttgcaaatagtcattaacgccatcggcgctctcgtttttctACTTCTTGTACAGAAACATCCGCAACAGAATGAAGCCACCAACCCAGTACGCAACCAACGACCAGACTACACCCTCCACCTGCAGAGTAAAATGATGCATGTTAAATGTGCACCTAATGGTGCATATTGGTTAAAATAGTTTCTATTCGCTTAATAACTTTCATTGCAAAATCGAGTCGTTTTGATTTTATAAAAGTTTCCCTCGTCGttaaaaaagtatgttctttATATCAAgtcatttaatgaaaatgaaaaagtaagtACCACTGAAACCAATTTGCTGAAACTTGTAAAGACAAAGATGAAAATATGTATATGATACGTGAAGACAAATGTTACACATAAAatgcaacattcattttaatggTTTAACCAACCTGTTCGCTCTTTTCCTTCCCGTATCTACAGAACTTTTCGAAATGTTCACAATTTTTCCAAATTATGTTGTAGCCAATCTCCCCAATCTTAGCCATGGCTCTTTCTAATATGTTTTCAGGAGGTGACAGGCtgataaaaattaataaagaCGCCATCGTTAACTGAGACGGGCATATACAGATGCAAAATGGGAATCCACAAACTGCACATAAGTgctaataaatatgcaaaatgtgagTCCATAATCAAAACATATGGAGTGATACATACACAGAAGGTGATTCCATTGACTGGACATGTTGACTTCTTAATATGAAAATTATGAATCTGCCAACTCAGTATGGACCGATGAAAATGCAAAATGTGAATCTACAAACTTAAGATTACATTATAGGTTTATGATGTGCAAAAGGTTTATCCACAAAATGAACATATAGACTTTTAAGTAGGTAAAAGGTGAATCTACGAACTGAACATGgtctgatttattttttaaagcacAGTCGCGAACTGGACATATGCACTCATACATATGCAAAGTTAAATCCACAAACTGAACTCgtgatattataaatatttaaaaaaaacgtgaatCCATAAATATAATGGTTGTACATGTTCTCAGAAATATGAAATATGTAATACGTGGATATACCAACTGAACATATGGACTGATAAATATACAAAAGGGAATTCCACGGACTGACATATGGAATGATAAATACACAACAGATGGACCCGTTAACCAAACATATAAACATCAAAGGGGATTTAAAGAATGAAAACGAAATACATTAAAATGAGCATTAGCAAAAACAATCAACCATAAAAACGTGTTAGTAATagacataaattaatattaataaaaaaaaacactatttatatcattttaataaagtaCATAATATCATATATTAGAAGGACAGAAGGCAATGACATGTGCTATCGAATAGAATTATGAAAATTATTGCTTTTATTGCAGCTTAAAAAAATAAGCACCTGTAAGAACCGTCAAGCGAGTTGTTCCTGTAAGCCTTCGAATCACCGGCAACGTCCCAGAAATCCTCGACGCGGACGTTAGCTTTGTCGAATATCTGACCGCAGATACCGAAGACATGGCCAGGGTTGGCCTTCATTTCCGGCGCCAGCTAGATGGACGATCTTAAAGTCTCCTGACACAGTCCAGAACGTTATTTTTGTACATACTCTACTCGTTTGTTATGcttacatgaacatttatacattcctaatattatttaagatataATTAAAATAGGTCTTTATTATCACAAACAGTTAAAAACCATTCATACGTTAGTGTTGGTAGTAACTGTTTTACACTTAGCATTGTAGATATCgtaaaattatttaatactttaaGGCTATATTTTGCCGATGTCTTTCATACATACAAGTTCCAAATTAATTAagataaatatacattttcaaacGTTCACTCCTGTTTCTGTGATTTAGGTGGTGCCTTAAAGTTACATAATAATATAACCACTTCACAGGAATTTGAATGGTAGCTAGTTGCGACAAGAGCTGAAATCAAATTACTTAGACTTATGATTTATTGTTTCCTAGCTTAAACGTCATGTAATAGTTAATGTAAGTTTATGTAATGCTTTCAAATCTCATTGAATTCGAAGACAATTAACGTTAACGTTaaacataatagtaataacatattatatcaaAAAACAAAGACAAGCCATTTACGCATATAGGAGT carries:
- the LOC127869866 gene encoding phospholipase A and acyltransferase 1-like; protein product: MKANPGHVFGICGQIFDKANVRVEDFWDVAGDSKAYRNNSLDGSYSLSPPENILERAMAKIGEIGYNIIWKNCEHFEKFCRYGKEKSEQVEGVVWSLVAYWVGGFILLRMFLYKK